The Alistipes finegoldii DSM 17242 DNA segment CCTCGATCTGCTGCGCAGGATCAAGACCGAAGGCGTCGTGCGCGGCGACCGTACCGGCACCGGTACCAAAGGCGTCTTCGGACATCAGATGCGCTTCGATCTGGCGGAGGGCTTTCCCCTGCTGACGACCAAAAAAGTATTTCTGAAGGGCGTGATCCACGAACTGCTCTGGTTCTTGGCCGGCGATACCAATATAAAATACCTCGTGGACAACGGGGTGCATATCTGGGATAACGATGCATTCCGCTATTACAACGAGCTTTGCGTGCGCCACGGCGTGCTGCCTGTCGACCGCGACACGTTTCTGCGGGCGGCGCAGGAGGGAGTCGAATCGCCGGTCGAAGGGTATAAATTCGGCGATCTGAACCACGTTTACGGCTATCAGTGGCGCAGCTGGCCCAAGCCCGACGGCACCGTCGTCGATCAGATCGCGCAGGCGGTCGGGCTTATCAGGAGCAATCCCGAATCGCGGCGCATTCTCGTCTCCGCATGGAACGTCGCCGAGGTGGAGGATATGGCCCTGCCGCCGTGCCATGTGCTGTTCCAGTTCTACGTGGCCGAAGGAAAACTCTCGTGCCAGCTTTACCAGCGCAGTGCCGATACGTTTCTGGGCGTGCCGTTCAATATCGCCTCCTATGCCCTGCTGACGTTGATGACGGCGCAGGTCTGCGGCCTGCAGCCCGGCGAATTCGTCCATACGCTCGGCGACACGCACCTCTATCTGAACCATCTGGAGCAGGTGGACGAACAGCTTGCGCGCGAACCCCGTCCGCTGCCCGTAATGCGGCTCAATCCTGCCGTAAAGTCGCTCTTCGACTTCCGCTACGGGGATTTCACGCTCGAAGGCTACGATCCGTGGCCGGCGATCAAGGCGCCGATGTCGTTCTGAATCGTTTCGCTCCCGGCAGGGGCGGCGAATCACTTTCGCGCTGATCCGCCGGAACCGAAAAACAACAGGCGTCCCCTTTGCAGGGACGCCTGTTTTCGCTGACTGTTTCGCTGACCGTTATTTCCGGACGATGCTGATTTTCCCCGGCTTCTTGTAGCGGTTGTTTTTGATGACGACCTGCTGCGAGCTGCGGATGTCGATCGTCGGGAGGTCGTTGTAAGGCTTGTACTTCTCCGATAATTCGATGGTGTTGTCTCTGAAAATCAGTCCTCCGACGGATTTCGCCCGGAGCAGCTGCTCGTTGAAGGTCCGGAACAGATTGCCTTCGATGGTGATGTTGCGTTCGTAGGGATGGCCCGGAACCTCTTTTTTCTGGTGCGGGTTGATGAAGATCGTCGGGAAATCGGCGCCGCCGTATGTGCCGTCGAGAAACCTGTTGTTGCGGATCGTCACGTCGCGCACGGCTCCCGATTCGTACCAGTGGTCCATGTCCCCCTCGAACAGAATGGCGGACATCATGGACGAGAAGGTGTTGCCCTCGACGACGACTTTCCGGGGCGTGCTGACCAGAATGCTTCTCGCCCGGTTGTTGCGCACGACGTTGTTCCGGAAGATCAGTTCCGGGTACCACGACATGTTTTCCAGCCCGTCGCCGACCGTGAGTCGGCCTTCGACGGGAGCGGTGAACGTCAGCCGGATGTAATGGGCGTTGATGCGTTCCGATTTTTTCACCCGCAGGGTGTGTTTCGCAAGCAGGGTCTCCGCGTCCACGACGTCGATTTCGTCGCCCTTTCCGGCAAACTCATACCCGGCCTGCTGGGGGTGGTTGATGCGGGCGATGACCTGATCGGGCGCCGTGATGCCGGTCACGCGGACGTAGGAGCCGTGTACGTTGGTCGCATCGTCGAGCATGTTCTCGAAAACGCACTCTTCGATCAGGACGGTTCCCCGGCAGTTGCAGAAGTGGGTGGCGTCCGCCGTGGTCGTTATCATCCGGGGGCTTCCCTTCCGCAGGACCACCTGCAGCCTGCGGACGGTTACGTTGTCGGCCTTTTCGGCGATCAGCCCCATGCCGCCGCAGTGGTGGATGGTGACATCCTCGACCAGAACGCCGGACGACGCAGTCGCGTGGATGGCGGGCGAATGCCGGTTCTGGGTAAAGACGCCTTTGAACGTCAGGATCGTTCCGACGGGCGGCAGGGCGCGCACGAACCGGGTGTGGAGTTCATAGCGGCCGGGAGCCGTCGGCGTAACCCGTATGTCGAAGTTGTCCGGCTTGGGGATGTAGTAATCGTCGCTGCGGTAGGCGGTGGCCATGGTGCGGGGATCGAAAACGATGTTCTCGCCCGGAATACGCTCTTCCCAGCCTTCTGCCCGCATGATGAGCTTGCCGTTTTCGACCGCATGGCCGAACTCGTCCGGAATCTCGATCTCGACACGCTGCGTCTCCGCATCCGCGGTCGTCACCTTCGCCTCCAGCGTGAAGGGAACCTCCCAGTCTACGGTGAAATTGCGCAGCGTCACGCCGTGCGAATCCTCGATCAGAAACGGGATGATCCGGCCGTGGAAAATGAATTCCGAGCCGCCGCCGTCGATCTCGATGTTCCGCCGTCCCGTCAGCGGGAATGCGAAATGGCGGTATCCGTTGTCGTGGTTGGTGATGCAGTGGTATTTTCCGGCGGCGAATTCCGGCCGGAAATGGTAGGTGCCTTCGGGAAATACCAGTTTTACCGGCTTGTCTGCCGGGATGCTTTCGAGCAGGGTGTAGACGAACGGAGTCATGTCCTGCGTGTCGTACCTGCCTTTGTAGTCCGCGATATCGATTACTCCGGTTCGGGCGGATGCCGTACCGCAGACCATACTCACGAGGAGTATGACCGTTCCCAAGCGTGGTTTCATGCGCATGGCTATTTCTTTATGTTGTTCTTTTCCCAGACCGGCGCACCCGTGTCGGCGCCGTACCGTTCTCCGTGGCTGCGCGTCACCTCTTTTGAGTTTTCGACCTCGTTGTCCGACATTTTCAGTCCGTCCACCGACGTGACTGCGATTGCCGGGCAGGGGCAGCCGGTCACCTTGTTCTTCTGGACGGTGATGTTTATGAATGCGCCCGGTTCCGCGACCTTCGCGTCGCCCGTGATGTAGAAGAGCGACAGCGCTCCGGGAGGTATGCGCGGATTGCCGCGTTCGAACATGCACTCCTCGATCGTATTGCCGACGATCTGCACGTTCGAGGAGAAGCCGCCTCCCATCCATTCGATTTCGGGCGACATGAGGATTCCCTGCATGGCGCATCCGGTTATCCTGTTCGACGCCACCACTCCGTCGATGCCCTTGATCAGGATTCCGCGCGAGCGTACGTGACCCACTTCGTTGTCTTTGACGAGGAATCCGCTGCCGACGGCGTCGGCGTTGAAAACCACGTCGCCGGGGCCGATTTCGAACGGCATCTGCTTCACCTTGAGCCGGAATCCGAGCTTGTAGGAGGCTTTTGACAGCAGCGAGGGATAACCCGTCGTCACGGCGTTGCGCTGCTCTTCGGTCGGGTCGAAGCGGCTGACTGAAACCAGCCGGAGTTCGCCTTTGCGTTTCCCGTCGTAACCGACCACGACCAGTCTGTCGCCGCGCCGGAATACGGGGTGGGTTTCGCGCGTCACCAAGTCGATCGTACCCTTCGCGGCGTCGGCCGATCCGACCGGGAACGAGCGTCCGCAGACGATGATGCAGTCGTCGCCGTTGTGGCCTACCTTGCACCCCGTGACGGTCGGGCCTTTCCGTGCCTGACTGCTGTGGATGCCGTCGGCGTTGCCCGAACGCAGGCGGGGCCTGATGCCCTGCGGCATGGGGCCTCGGTCTACGACGCAGTTTCTGTACTCGTTGGCGTAGCCCTCCTTCTCGAAAAACGAGAAGGTGTTGGACCCGTATACCGTGACGTTTTCGAGTTTGGTGTTGTAGCACTTGTTGAGCATGACGGTATGGACGCCGGCGTTCGGCTTGTCGGTCTTGACGTCCATGACCACCAGATCCCCGACCTGCTCGCCTGCGCTCCACGTTCCGTTCTTGACGGCCCGGAAGAGGTTGTGACCGAGCTGTTTGAGTGCGGAGTAGTTGCTCGTGTAGGTGGTGATGCTGTTGCGCTTGAGCAGGCGTGTCTGCGGATCGTAGAACTGCACGCGGTTGGCGGCCAGACCGGTTACGGGATACCCCTCGTCGATCCGGACGTCGAACCAGCTTCCGTCTTCGGCTACGGCCGTAATCTCGCCCTGCGTAAAGCAGAGCGGATCGTAGTCGATGGTCAGGTCGCGCAGCTCCACCCGCACGCAGTTGTAAAAGCTGAACGCCTGCTCCTGATTGTTGCAGATGACCGTCGATCCGTTGCCGTTGATGTGGACGTCGGTCAGGTTGTGGAACTTGTACGGCCCGTTGCTGCGCACGTCGAGCGTGTAGGTGCCTTTGGGTATTTCGATGAGGTTCCGGCCTTTCTGCCGGTCGAGGACCTCGTGAAGATCGGGATGATTCTGCGCCGCCGCGGATGCCGCGAGACATGCGGCGGCACAGAAAACAGTCAGTTTTTTCATCTCAACAGGGTTCGTTGTCGGAGTTCGTCCGCAGGAATCGTCAGATCGTCTGCGTGTACCCCGGATTCTGGCTCAGGTTTTTGTTCACTTCGCGTTCGCGCTTGGGCACCGGCATCCAGATCTTGTACGGTTTGTAATTGTTCTTGATCGGCTCCATCTGCGGGGCGAAGTAGTAGTATTTGTTGCCGGCGTCGTTGACGGTTTTCATGTTGCCGATGACCTCCGTCATTTTGCCCGTGCGGATCAGGTCGATGCGTCGCCACCCCTCGACGCAGAGTTCGCGCGAACGTTCGTCGAGCAGCTCTTCCATGAAGTCGGTCTTGTAGTAGGCCGAATTCATGGCGTTGAGCGCCGATTCGTCCAGTTTGCCGTCCGTATCGGT contains these protein-coding regions:
- the thyA gene encoding thymidylate synthase, producing MKQYLDLLRRIKTEGVVRGDRTGTGTKGVFGHQMRFDLAEGFPLLTTKKVFLKGVIHELLWFLAGDTNIKYLVDNGVHIWDNDAFRYYNELCVRHGVLPVDRDTFLRAAQEGVESPVEGYKFGDLNHVYGYQWRSWPKPDGTVVDQIAQAVGLIRSNPESRRILVSAWNVAEVEDMALPPCHVLFQFYVAEGKLSCQLYQRSADTFLGVPFNIASYALLTLMTAQVCGLQPGEFVHTLGDTHLYLNHLEQVDEQLAREPRPLPVMRLNPAVKSLFDFRYGDFTLEGYDPWPAIKAPMSF
- a CDS encoding right-handed parallel beta-helix repeat-containing protein, translated to MKPRLGTVILLVSMVCGTASARTGVIDIADYKGRYDTQDMTPFVYTLLESIPADKPVKLVFPEGTYHFRPEFAAGKYHCITNHDNGYRHFAFPLTGRRNIEIDGGGSEFIFHGRIIPFLIEDSHGVTLRNFTVDWEVPFTLEAKVTTADAETQRVEIEIPDEFGHAVENGKLIMRAEGWEERIPGENIVFDPRTMATAYRSDDYYIPKPDNFDIRVTPTAPGRYELHTRFVRALPPVGTILTFKGVFTQNRHSPAIHATASSGVLVEDVTIHHCGGMGLIAEKADNVTVRRLQVVLRKGSPRMITTTADATHFCNCRGTVLIEECVFENMLDDATNVHGSYVRVTGITAPDQVIARINHPQQAGYEFAGKGDEIDVVDAETLLAKHTLRVKKSERINAHYIRLTFTAPVEGRLTVGDGLENMSWYPELIFRNNVVRNNRARSILVSTPRKVVVEGNTFSSMMSAILFEGDMDHWYESGAVRDVTIRNNRFLDGTYGGADFPTIFINPHQKKEVPGHPYERNITIEGNLFRTFNEQLLRAKSVGGLIFRDNTIELSEKYKPYNDLPTIDIRSSQQVVIKNNRYKKPGKISIVRK
- a CDS encoding right-handed parallel beta-helix repeat-containing protein, translating into MKKLTVFCAAACLAASAAAQNHPDLHEVLDRQKGRNLIEIPKGTYTLDVRSNGPYKFHNLTDVHINGNGSTVICNNQEQAFSFYNCVRVELRDLTIDYDPLCFTQGEITAVAEDGSWFDVRIDEGYPVTGLAANRVQFYDPQTRLLKRNSITTYTSNYSALKQLGHNLFRAVKNGTWSAGEQVGDLVVMDVKTDKPNAGVHTVMLNKCYNTKLENVTVYGSNTFSFFEKEGYANEYRNCVVDRGPMPQGIRPRLRSGNADGIHSSQARKGPTVTGCKVGHNGDDCIIVCGRSFPVGSADAAKGTIDLVTRETHPVFRRGDRLVVVGYDGKRKGELRLVSVSRFDPTEEQRNAVTTGYPSLLSKASYKLGFRLKVKQMPFEIGPGDVVFNADAVGSGFLVKDNEVGHVRSRGILIKGIDGVVASNRITGCAMQGILMSPEIEWMGGGFSSNVQIVGNTIEECMFERGNPRIPPGALSLFYITGDAKVAEPGAFINITVQKNKVTGCPCPAIAVTSVDGLKMSDNEVENSKEVTRSHGERYGADTGAPVWEKNNIKK